The window GCAGGCGCGACCCTGCCAACAGGACGGCGACTGCGAGGACGAACGTTCCGACGGTACGAGCGTCGGCGGTTCCGTCGTCACCAACCTCGTCCCTGACGGCGGCCGCGTCTCCCGCTCGGCGCGTGTGCCGAAGGATGTAGACGGTGAACACGCCGAGGACGACGAGCAACAGCACGCCGTCGGCGGTGGCGAGCGTGCCGTCGCTTCCGAGGACGACGAGCAGCACGACGGCAGCGAGCATGAACGACCCATGTCGCCACAGCAGGTCCCGGTTGACGGCTAACGGTTGGACGAGTGCGGATGCACCCAAGACGAGGCCGATATTGGCGATATTCGATCCCACGATGTTGCCGAGGCCGATGTCGCCGGAGACGGAAACCGCACCGATGAGGCTGACGAACAGTTCGGGTGCAGTCGTGGCGAATGCGATTATCGTCACGCCGATAGTTACAGGGGCGATACCGACCCCGAGCGCGAGCGATGACGCGCTATCGACGAGCAGTTCTGCACCGACGTAGAGGAGCACGATACCACCGAGCAGTAACGACACGTCGGCGATCGTTCCGAGCGTGAATAGCGGCGCATACATATCCTTCCCGTTTATTTCACTATCAATATATATTTCTTCCGACGGATGGGCTTATCCGGGTCCGAACAACAGGTATCGTATGGACGTATATGGATTGGTCGGCAACCCCGTCGGCCACTCGCTGTCGCCGCCGATGCACGAGGCGGCCTACGACGAACTGGGAATCGATGCGCGCTACGTCACCTTCGAACCCGATGCTATCGGGGCAGCTATCTCCGGTGCACAAGACCTCGGCATCGAGGGACTGAACGTGACGATTCCGTTCAAAGAGGATGCGCTCTCGCACGTCGAACCCGATCCGCTCGCGGACCGGATCGGGGCGGTGAACACGATCGACTTTTCGGGCTCGGCACCGCCAGCCGGCTATAATACGGATGCTGAGGGGGCGCGCCGCGCCTTCGAGCGCCACGACGTGTCGCTTGCGGGGACGTCAGCGGTCGTCGTCGGCGCGGGCGGCGCGGCACGGGCAATCGCGTTTATGCTGGCGGATGACGGGGCGCGCGTTCGAATCGCCAATCGGACCGTTTCGCGCGCCGAATCGCTGGCGGCGGTTGTCCCGGAGGCGAGTGCACATGGATTGGAGGCACTCGACGACATCGTTCCGGACGCAGATATCCTCGTCAATGCCACGAGCGTCGGGATGGAGGACGACGCGTCGCCCGTCCCGGCCGAGACGCTTCACGGGGACCTCGCGGTGATGGATGCGGTGTACAGTCCGCTCGAAACCCGACTGATCCGAGAGGCGGCGGATCGTGGCGCGACGACCATCGATGGCGCTTGGATGCTCCTGTTTCAAGGAGTCGTCGCGTTTGAAACCTGGACCGGACGAACTGCTCCGGTCGAGCGAATGGACGCCGCCTTGCGAAGACGCCTTTAAGTGATGGGGCTTTGTACTGTCCTGTAATGGGGCTTATCACACGGCTGAAATCGTTGCTCGGTCTTGGCGATGAGCGTTCGAAAACGCGCCAGCGCGACTCCGGCGTTACGATAGAACGCGAACCGACCGAAGCGAGAGAACAAGCGGACGCGTCGAGCGAGCGGGCAGTGAAGCAAACTGAGAACGAGGTAGCGACCGGCGAGTCCCCGGAATCGGACACCAGCGTTTCGACGGAGGACCTCGTCGATGCGGATGAACCGACGGACCACATCGAGGAAGCCGAACCCGAGAACGCTGCGGAACCAGCCGAGGCAACCGGACCGAGTGCACAAGCAGGACAGCCTGCCCAAACCGAGGCGACGGAGCCCGAACCGGAACCGGAGGAGCTCACCGAGGAGGGGGAAGTCGAATCGAAATCCGCCGACGACGAACGGGCATCCGAAACCGACGAAACCGAACCGGAAACCACGGACGAATCCGAGATGACGGAACCGGAGGCAGCGGAACCAGAATCGACGGAATCAGAACCGGACGTGGAAGCGGGCCGTCCGCTTGAGGATGTGAAAGGAATCGGCCCAGCGTACGCCGACCGCCTTCGAAATGCGGGCGTGGACGATGCGGCGCAGTTGGCGGTCGCCGATTCCGAGGAACTCGCGGAGAAAACCGATCTCTCGGCGAAGCGAATCGAAGGCTGGATAGAGCGTGCAAAATCGATGTGAAAAACCAGTGGTCGTCACCTCGCGGTCCGCGTACCGCGAGGTGGCCCGCGACGCACCGATCGGTGCGAGAGTCCCCGTCGAAGTTCGCGTCGAGGTCGACGACCCCTTCCTCGCGTATCGGCGGGCACGGGACGGAACTGGCGGCTTTTATTTGGCGACGACGGGGGGACAGTCCGGATGGGGCTACTTCGGTATCGAACCGAGCGAGCGATTGCAAACGCATTCGAACGCGGAGTCCGTATCCGGTGGTTCGGGCCCGAGCCTCGGCGCGCTGGCTGGCGTTCTCGACGGCGAGGAACTCGCTCGCGGCGATTGCGATGTTCCGTTTCCCTGCGGCCTGTTCGGGTGGATTTCCTACGACCTCGTGCGCGAACTGGAAACGCTTCCGGGCATTGCTGTGGACGACCGTACCCTACCGCAACTCCAGTTCGGACTGTACGATCGCGTTGCGGCGTGGGAGGCGAATCGGTCGGACGCCGACGGTTCGGCGGGAACGACCCTTCGGGTTACGGCCTGCCCCCGACTCGACGATCCCGACGAGACCTACGACGAAGCTCGAGAAACGGCGCTGGAATTGGCACACTCCGCGATAGATGGTAACGAAGGTGTCGGAAACCCACCGACTGACGAGCGAGGGCCGTTCGTGAGCAGTTGCGGGCGGGAGGCCTTTGCGGAGCGCGTGCAGGCGGTCAGACAGTATATTCGCGACGGCGAGACGTTTCAGGCAAACATCTCCCAGCGACTCGAAGCACCCGCGAGCGTGCATCCAGTCGAAGCCTTCGATGCACTCCGACGGGTAAATCCCGCGCCGTACTCCGGATTACTCGAATTTCCGGGCGTAGATTTGGTGAGTGCCAGTCCGGAACTCCTGCTCGACGTGGAGGGTAACCGGGTTCGCACGGAACCCATTGCGGGGACGCGAAAACGCGGGGATACACCCGCAGAGGACACGGAGCTCGAAGCCGACCTGCTCGGCGACGAGAAAGAGCGTGCCGAACACGCGATGCTGGTCGATTTGGAACGAAACGACCTCGGAAAAATCGCCGAGTATGGCTCCGTCGAAGTGACCGACTATCGTCGGGTCGATAGATACTCGGAGGTGATGCACCTCGTCTCGGACGTCGTCGGGCGTCGTCGCCCCGACGTCGGACTGACGGACGCGATCGCGGCGGTGTTCCCTGGAGGGACCATCACGGGCGCACCAAAGCCTCGGACCATGGAGATCATCGACGAATTGGAATCGACGCGGCGAGGACCGTACACGGGTAGCATCGGCATGCTTGGCTTCGACGACCGTGCGACCCTTAATATCGTCATTCGGACGTTGGTTCGGTTTCGTGATGAGTATCACCTTCGCGTCGGGGCCGGAATCGTACACGATTCCGTGCCGGAACTGGAATACGAGGAGACGCTTCGAAAAGGGAAAGCGCTGGTGCGTGCCATCGACGAGGCTCTGGAGCACGAGGATGGGTTTTCGGTCGAGTGACCGTAACAAATCGGTTTCGACCGAATCTGAACTGTTGACGGGGTCTCCAGCACGACACTTACAAGTAATCGAACGTCCGTCACACGCGACCGACGAGGTACGTCCGAGAACCGTATTCTCGAACACAGCTCCGTCAACTCCGGAACCCCCCAAACCAACAGGGTTTACCAGCGACCCCGCTAATCCACCCATACGTTCGACGCCATTCCCCGGACTCCCGACTATGATCTTCGTCATCGACAACTACGACTCGTTCGTCTACAACCTCGTCCAATTCGTGGGTGAGTTCGCCGCGGAGGTCGTCGTTCGGCGAAACGATGCCATCGATATCGAGGGGATCCGTGAGCTCGATCCGGACGGTATCGTCGTCTCCCCCGGTCCCGGAACGCCCGACGACGCAGGCGTTTCGGTGCCTCTCTTCCGGGAAACGACGTACCCCACACTCGGTGTCTGTCTGGGTCATCAAGCACTCTGTGCGGCTAACGGTGCACCAGTGGTTCACGCCCCCGACGTCGTCCACGGAAAGTCGTCGATAGTAACCCATGATGGCGAGGGTATTTTCGCCGGGCTACCCGAGATGATCGAAGTCGGACGGTATCACTCGCTCGCAGTCGAACGAGACGACCTCCCCGACGGACTGATCGAGACGGCCCAAACCGCGGACGATTGTCGAACCGTTATGGGAGTTCGCCACGCCGACCGTCCCCACATCGGCGTACAGTTCCATCCCGAGAGTATCCTGACTGACGGTGGAAAACGACTGGTTCGGAACTTCTGTGAACTGTGCAAGACGCGAGACGAAAGCGAGAGAGGTGAGTCGTGCAATTCCATGTGAACGGCACCCTCGTCCCGGCCGAGGAAGCCACCGTCAACGTGCGCGACCGGGGGTTCATGTACGGCGATGCGGCGTTCGAAACCCTACGCGCCTACGATGGCACGGTGTTCGAGTGGGACGCCCACGCCGAACGGCTCGACAAGACCTGTGAGGTGCTTTCCCTCGATCACGGAATCAGCGACGATGACCTCCGGTCGCGAATTCGGGAGACGCTGACGGCGAACGACTTGCGGGACGCCTACGTCAAATGTTCGATCACGAGGGGAGTCCAGCCCGGAAAACTTACCCCGGGCCCCGCAGACGATCCGACGGTCGTCGTCATCGTCGCCGAACTGCCACGTGGTGGAACGGGTGGCGAATCGGTTTGGAACGACCCTGCAACCGTCGAGGTGGTGAAAACCAGGCGTGTACCCTCCAAGGCACTTCCCGCGCACGCGAAAACACACAATTACTTGAACGGAATCCTCGCTCGTCTCGAAACCGAGGCCGACGAGGCACTCATGCTCGATTCGGCGGGTACCGTGACGGAAGGCGCGACGAGCAACCTGTTTTTCGTCCGCGAGGGTGTGCTCCACACGCCCTCGCTTTCCGGCCCGATCCTTCCGGGAATTACCCGCAGTGTCGTCCTCGAACTGGCCGATGAGGAC of the Haladaptatus caseinilyticus genome contains:
- a CDS encoding anthranilate synthase component II; the encoded protein is MIFVIDNYDSFVYNLVQFVGEFAAEVVVRRNDAIDIEGIRELDPDGIVVSPGPGTPDDAGVSVPLFRETTYPTLGVCLGHQALCAANGAPVVHAPDVVHGKSSIVTHDGEGIFAGLPEMIEVGRYHSLAVERDDLPDGLIETAQTADDCRTVMGVRHADRPHIGVQFHPESILTDGGKRLVRNFCELCKTRDESERGESCNSM
- a CDS encoding aminotransferase class IV, coding for MQFHVNGTLVPAEEATVNVRDRGFMYGDAAFETLRAYDGTVFEWDAHAERLDKTCEVLSLDHGISDDDLRSRIRETLTANDLRDAYVKCSITRGVQPGKLTPGPADDPTVVVIVAELPRGGTGGESVWNDPATVEVVKTRRVPSKALPAHAKTHNYLNGILARLETEADEALMLDSAGTVTEGATSNLFFVREGVLHTPSLSGPILPGITRSVVLELADEDGIPTRIGRYTPADVRDADEVFMTNTTWEVRPVGCLDDIAFEVGPITRELATAFDALVEARHY
- a CDS encoding anthranilate synthase component I family protein encodes the protein MVVTSRSAYREVARDAPIGARVPVEVRVEVDDPFLAYRRARDGTGGFYLATTGGQSGWGYFGIEPSERLQTHSNAESVSGGSGPSLGALAGVLDGEELARGDCDVPFPCGLFGWISYDLVRELETLPGIAVDDRTLPQLQFGLYDRVAAWEANRSDADGSAGTTLRVTACPRLDDPDETYDEARETALELAHSAIDGNEGVGNPPTDERGPFVSSCGREAFAERVQAVRQYIRDGETFQANISQRLEAPASVHPVEAFDALRRVNPAPYSGLLEFPGVDLVSASPELLLDVEGNRVRTEPIAGTRKRGDTPAEDTELEADLLGDEKERAEHAMLVDLERNDLGKIAEYGSVEVTDYRRVDRYSEVMHLVSDVVGRRRPDVGLTDAIAAVFPGGTITGAPKPRTMEIIDELESTRRGPYTGSIGMLGFDDRATLNIVIRTLVRFRDEYHLRVGAGIVHDSVPELEYEETLRKGKALVRAIDEALEHEDGFSVE
- a CDS encoding calcium/sodium antiporter, whose product is MYAPLFTLGTIADVSLLLGGIVLLYVGAELLVDSASSLALGVGIAPVTIGVTIIAFATTAPELFVSLIGAVSVSGDIGLGNIVGSNIANIGLVLGASALVQPLAVNRDLLWRHGSFMLAAVVLLVVLGSDGTLATADGVLLLVVLGVFTVYILRHTRRAGDAAAVRDEVGDDGTADARTVGTFVLAVAVLLAGSRLLIMGSIELLRGFGFSDLFIGLTVVAFGTSLPELATSMVSSARDEADLSISNVIGSNIYNILAVIGVLALVVPVNVPVTTRTFEFPFLVAFTVAAMALMAHHHRISRFNGLLLVGGYGVFVFFLFP
- a CDS encoding shikimate dehydrogenase, producing MDVYGLVGNPVGHSLSPPMHEAAYDELGIDARYVTFEPDAIGAAISGAQDLGIEGLNVTIPFKEDALSHVEPDPLADRIGAVNTIDFSGSAPPAGYNTDAEGARRAFERHDVSLAGTSAVVVGAGGAARAIAFMLADDGARVRIANRTVSRAESLAAVVPEASAHGLEALDDIVPDADILVNATSVGMEDDASPVPAETLHGDLAVMDAVYSPLETRLIREAADRGATTIDGAWMLLFQGVVAFETWTGRTAPVERMDAALRRRL
- a CDS encoding helix-hairpin-helix domain-containing protein, whose amino-acid sequence is MGLITRLKSLLGLGDERSKTRQRDSGVTIEREPTEAREQADASSERAVKQTENEVATGESPESDTSVSTEDLVDADEPTDHIEEAEPENAAEPAEATGPSAQAGQPAQTEATEPEPEPEELTEEGEVESKSADDERASETDETEPETTDESEMTEPEAAEPESTESEPDVEAGRPLEDVKGIGPAYADRLRNAGVDDAAQLAVADSEELAEKTDLSAKRIEGWIERAKSM